Proteins encoded by one window of Candidatus Lernaella stagnicola:
- a CDS encoding PAS domain S-box protein: protein MSASSGAGLVFSSVGKDVLRDIVFDFVHLLGTSVAVYEKDGESAIEIFHSAWCGILDDASQIVRPGDSQQTLNSGQRRCHGACWYDASCEAVETGEIVDVECRGGIRLYAVPIFAGDEVVGSINFGYGDPPTDRERLQGIAERYQIDVEEPLRSAQEYESRPPFIIENAKARLRTAARLIGEIIERKQTEDRLQTTEARMRQLFNSIESCVVVYEPIDNGEDFLIVDINPAGERCSKVKKEEVVGKRVTDVFPGITDIGLLDVLRHVYKTGETTHLPVRRYEDDRITEWVENTAYRLPNGQIVVVYEDTSRQHFAETALRESEKKHKAYVENAPGGILVTDAEGMFVDVNTAASHITGYTKEELLGMMINEISPPELFPDADDMFRQLKADGSLSTEVLMQTKDGRIVNAALDAVALSEGQYIAFCTDITERKLAEKRSRMHERLLQFAIDQMPVPVVVADSPGVVIRMLNTKALELTANRPSDGESIALEDRLSFWPSYHPDGTPYKVDELPLTAAIKRGEKTTNREMIIRHDGHDHWVSASAAPLLDEEGDIIAGIVVFPDITEFKLAEQARLSLEEQLQQAQKMEAVGRLAGGVAHDFNNIMTAVQGLAELLLEEFDPEDPKARDLRDISKAADSGARLTEQLLAFSRKQIIHPRALDLNETIAEAGRMLRRLIGEDIELELATDEA from the coding sequence TTGTCCGCCTCCAGCGGTGCCGGGTTGGTTTTCTCCAGCGTGGGCAAAGACGTGCTGCGCGATATCGTTTTCGATTTTGTACATTTACTGGGCACGTCGGTCGCCGTATATGAGAAAGACGGTGAGAGCGCGATCGAGATCTTTCACTCCGCTTGGTGCGGCATTCTGGATGATGCGTCTCAAATAGTACGCCCGGGGGATTCGCAGCAGACATTGAATTCCGGGCAACGCCGTTGCCATGGGGCCTGTTGGTATGACGCGTCTTGCGAGGCGGTTGAGACGGGCGAAATTGTAGACGTTGAGTGTCGGGGCGGCATTCGACTCTATGCGGTACCGATATTTGCCGGCGATGAAGTCGTCGGCTCCATCAACTTTGGATACGGAGACCCGCCCACAGACCGGGAGCGTCTCCAGGGAATCGCCGAGCGCTATCAAATCGACGTTGAAGAACCACTTCGATCGGCGCAGGAGTACGAATCACGGCCGCCTTTTATTATCGAAAACGCCAAAGCGCGGCTGCGGACGGCGGCACGGTTGATTGGCGAAATTATCGAAAGAAAACAAACCGAGGATCGCCTGCAGACAACCGAAGCGCGGATGCGGCAACTTTTCAATTCGATTGAAAGTTGCGTTGTCGTCTATGAACCGATCGATAACGGCGAAGACTTCCTCATCGTCGATATCAACCCCGCCGGGGAACGATGCAGCAAAGTGAAAAAGGAGGAGGTGGTCGGCAAACGGGTGACCGACGTGTTCCCCGGAATCACGGATATCGGCTTGTTGGATGTTCTTCGGCATGTTTACAAGACCGGCGAGACCACACATCTTCCCGTTCGCCGTTACGAGGATGACAGGATCACCGAGTGGGTCGAGAACACGGCTTACCGTTTGCCCAACGGCCAAATCGTGGTCGTTTACGAGGACACAAGCCGCCAGCATTTTGCCGAAACCGCGCTGCGGGAGAGCGAAAAGAAACATAAGGCTTACGTCGAAAACGCGCCGGGCGGCATTCTTGTGACCGACGCAGAGGGGATGTTCGTCGATGTGAACACGGCAGCTTCCCACATCACCGGGTACACGAAAGAGGAATTGCTGGGCATGATGATCAACGAGATCTCGCCGCCCGAACTGTTTCCCGACGCTGACGACATGTTTCGTCAATTGAAAGCCGACGGTAGTTTGTCCACGGAAGTCCTAATGCAAACGAAGGACGGCCGCATTGTGAATGCCGCATTGGACGCTGTGGCTCTATCCGAAGGCCAATATATCGCGTTCTGCACGGATATCACTGAGCGTAAGCTCGCCGAGAAACGTTCGCGAATGCACGAGCGGCTGCTGCAATTCGCCATCGATCAAATGCCGGTGCCGGTCGTCGTCGCCGATTCACCAGGTGTGGTTATTCGGATGCTCAATACCAAGGCCTTGGAACTAACCGCGAACCGACCATCCGACGGCGAATCCATCGCGTTAGAGGACCGCCTTTCTTTCTGGCCCTCGTACCATCCGGATGGTACGCCGTACAAAGTTGATGAACTGCCGCTGACCGCCGCGATCAAAAGGGGAGAAAAAACAACGAACCGGGAAATGATCATTCGGCACGACGGCCATGACCATTGGGTTTCGGCCAGCGCGGCTCCGCTCTTGGATGAGGAAGGGGACATCATCGCCGGGATTGTGGTGTTTCCGGACATCACGGAGTTCAAACTGGCCGAACAAGCCCGTCTGTCGCTGGAAGAACAACTCCAACAGGCGCAAAAAATGGAGGCGGTCGGTCGCTTGGCCGGCGGCGTAGCGCACGACTTCAATAATATTATGACCGCGGTCCAAGGGCTTGCCGAGTTGTTGCTGGAGGAGTTCGACCCGGAGGATCCCAAAGCGCGCGACTTGCGCGATATTTCCAAGGCGGCCGATTCCGGAGCCCGATTGACTGAACAACTGCTGGCTTTTTCGCGAAAACAGATCATCCATCCGCGCGCGCTTGATCTCAACGAGACCATCGCCGAAGCCGGGCGCATGCTGCGCCGGTTGATCGGCGAGGACATCGAACTCGAACTCGCTACCGACGAGGCAC
- a CDS encoding hemerythrin domain-containing protein, whose product METKRKMMPIGPLMIEHRLIERMIRRIERELEAMAQSGEADVLFLDRAVDFIRTYADRCHHGKEEDILFRELDKKDLTPEQRRIMEELFEEHVLGRNTVARLVAARNRYADGDATALAEIREALATLVDFYPVHIEKEDKHFFLPVMEHFTQAERDAILQEGFDFDAGLIHEKYKELVATLE is encoded by the coding sequence ATGGAAACGAAACGCAAAATGATGCCGATTGGTCCGCTTATGATCGAGCACCGGCTTATCGAGCGCATGATTCGCCGCATCGAACGTGAACTCGAGGCGATGGCGCAGAGCGGTGAGGCGGACGTGCTGTTTCTAGACCGCGCCGTGGATTTTATCCGCACGTATGCCGACCGCTGTCACCACGGTAAGGAGGAGGACATTCTTTTCCGCGAGCTGGACAAAAAAGATCTGACGCCCGAGCAGCGTCGCATCATGGAGGAACTGTTCGAGGAACATGTCTTGGGACGTAACACCGTCGCCCGGCTCGTCGCGGCACGTAATCGTTATGCTGACGGCGATGCAACGGCGTTGGCGGAAATCCGCGAGGCTTTGGCCACCCTGGTCGATTTCTACCCGGTGCATATTGAAAAGGAAGACAAGCATTTCTTCTTGCCGGTGATGGAACACTTCACCCAGGCCGAACGGGACGCCATATTGCAAGAGGGCTTTGATTTCGACGCCGGACTCATCCACGAAAAATACAAGGAACTCGTGGCAACGCTGGAATAG
- a CDS encoding cupin domain-containing protein — MSNHLPPATAVKLVDLVAYADDAVVSRTLTKNEAGNLTLFAFDAGQGLSEHTAPYDAVVQILDGEASLTIGGETMQAVQGETVLMPAHVPHALHAATRFKMLLVMIRGGAET, encoded by the coding sequence GTGAGCAACCACCTCCCACCCGCAACCGCGGTGAAGCTCGTTGATCTGGTCGCGTACGCCGACGACGCCGTGGTGAGTCGCACGCTGACCAAAAACGAGGCCGGGAATCTCACCCTCTTCGCCTTCGACGCCGGGCAAGGGTTGAGCGAACACACCGCGCCCTACGACGCAGTCGTGCAAATCCTGGACGGAGAGGCCTCGCTGACCATCGGCGGTGAAACGATGCAAGCCGTTCAAGGCGAAACGGTATTAATGCCGGCCCACGTGCCGCACGCGCTTCACGCAGCCACGCGCTTCAAGATGCTGTTAGTGATGATCCGCGGTGGGGCCGAAACGTAG